The Gemmata palustris genome includes a region encoding these proteins:
- a CDS encoding AAA family ATPase: protein MPVRAEPVGLSGDDAHAVDQLRAASERILEECGKVIVGQRDVMELLLIALLAQGHALLVGVPGLAKTLMIRTLADSMNLTFNRVQFTPDLIPTDITGTRMIEDDPETHRPVFKFLPGPLFANVVLADEVNRTPPKTQSALLEAMQEKQVTVAGVRHQLPEPFFVLATQNPIEQEGTYPLPEAQQDRFMFTVNVGYPSEEEEFRIIEATTSAVRAQPNRVVGGEELMAMQRLVRKVPAAGFVIRYAMKIARLTRPGTQDGEAPDPNVPDFVKKYVTWGAGPRAGQSLILAAKARALLRGRTYVATEDVKAVAMPVMRHRIVTNYNADADRVTPDEIVRKLLALVPARATE, encoded by the coding sequence GTGCCTGTTCGAGCGGAACCCGTCGGCCTGAGCGGTGACGACGCACACGCGGTCGATCAACTGCGGGCCGCCAGCGAGCGCATCCTCGAAGAGTGCGGCAAGGTCATCGTCGGCCAGCGGGACGTGATGGAGCTGCTGCTCATCGCGCTCCTGGCCCAGGGCCACGCGCTCCTGGTGGGCGTGCCCGGGCTGGCGAAGACGCTCATGATCCGCACGCTCGCGGACAGCATGAACCTCACGTTCAACCGCGTGCAGTTCACCCCCGACCTCATCCCGACCGACATCACCGGTACGCGGATGATCGAGGACGACCCGGAGACGCACCGCCCGGTGTTCAAGTTCCTCCCGGGGCCGCTGTTCGCCAACGTGGTGCTCGCGGACGAGGTGAACCGCACGCCGCCCAAAACGCAATCGGCGCTGCTGGAGGCGATGCAGGAAAAGCAGGTCACCGTCGCCGGCGTCCGGCACCAGCTCCCCGAACCGTTCTTCGTGCTCGCGACCCAGAACCCGATCGAACAGGAAGGCACTTACCCGCTCCCCGAAGCGCAGCAGGACCGCTTCATGTTCACGGTCAACGTGGGGTACCCGAGCGAGGAAGAAGAGTTCCGCATCATCGAAGCGACCACGTCCGCGGTGCGGGCGCAACCGAACCGCGTCGTGGGCGGCGAAGAGCTGATGGCGATGCAGCGGCTCGTGCGGAAGGTGCCCGCGGCCGGGTTCGTGATCCGCTACGCGATGAAGATCGCGCGCCTCACGCGCCCCGGCACCCAGGACGGCGAGGCGCCCGACCCGAACGTGCCGGACTTCGTGAAGAAGTACGTGACGTGGGGCGCGGGTCCGCGCGCCGGGCAGAGCCTGATCCTCGCGGCGAAGGCCCGTGCCCTGCTCCGCGGGCGCACCTACGTCGCGACCGAGGACGTGAAGGCGGTCGCGATGCCCGTGATGCGCCACCGCATCGTCACCAATTACAACGCCGACGCCGACCGCGTCACGCCCGACGAGATCGTGCGGAAGCTCCTCGCGCTCGTCCCCGCGCGGGCGACGGAGTAG
- a CDS encoding DUF58 domain-containing protein, translated as MTNPIDPAVLSRIDRLELEARFAVEGYLAGKHRSPRQGLAVEFAQHREYAPGDDVKHIDWAVYARTKRYFLKQYEQETNLVAWLVVDASESMGYGSGARTKYDLACTAAAAMAYLVLQQADTVGLSLVANDVRAFLRPSGQMNQLREACRVMANGPFPGGGGIARGVDELAGRTGRRGVVFLFSDLLDDVPDILAALQHLRYQKHEVILFHTLDAAELDFPFRQTTLFRGLEGLPEILTDPSGIRDSYLKALHDHIESIEAGCRRLEVDYVRLRTDADLGHDLAAYLQKRHGR; from the coding sequence ATGACGAACCCCATCGACCCCGCCGTCCTCTCGCGCATCGACCGCCTCGAACTGGAAGCGCGGTTCGCGGTGGAGGGGTACCTCGCGGGCAAGCACCGCAGCCCGCGCCAGGGGTTGGCCGTCGAGTTCGCGCAGCACCGCGAGTACGCACCCGGTGACGATGTGAAACACATCGACTGGGCCGTGTACGCGCGTACCAAACGATACTTCCTCAAGCAATACGAGCAGGAAACCAACCTCGTCGCGTGGCTCGTCGTGGACGCGAGCGAGTCGATGGGGTACGGCTCCGGCGCCCGCACGAAGTACGACCTCGCCTGTACCGCGGCGGCGGCGATGGCGTACCTGGTGCTCCAACAAGCCGACACGGTGGGCTTGAGCCTGGTCGCGAACGACGTGCGCGCGTTCCTGCGGCCGTCGGGCCAGATGAATCAGCTCCGCGAAGCGTGCCGCGTGATGGCCAACGGGCCGTTCCCGGGCGGAGGGGGGATCGCGCGCGGCGTGGACGAACTGGCCGGGCGCACCGGGCGCCGGGGGGTCGTGTTCCTGTTCAGCGACCTACTCGACGACGTGCCCGATATTCTCGCCGCGCTCCAGCACCTGCGGTACCAGAAGCACGAAGTCATCCTCTTCCACACGCTCGACGCGGCCGAACTCGACTTCCCGTTCAGGCAAACCACGCTGTTCCGCGGGCTCGAAGGGCTGCCCGAAATTCTTACCGACCCGTCCGGTATCCGCGACAGTTACCTGAAAGCACTTCACGATCACATCGAATCGATCGAAGCCGGGTGCCGGAGGTTGGAGGTCGATTACGTCCGGCTCCGCACCGACGCGGACCTCGGTCACGACCTCGCCGCGTACCTCCAGAAGCGGCACGGACGGTAG
- a CDS encoding DUF1549 domain-containing protein: MWGRNLLFIAIVAGGVLALRASLFPLYTESRKVKFDPTPAEQNDFRAVVSKVDHSFREDWAAKQLRPAARADDLAVARRLSLALTGSVPSLEEIRQFELQPPEKRLDGWANHLLHDRRFADYFADRLARAFVGTEDGPLLTYRKRRYISWLGDELFKNTSYAEIVRQMISAQGLNTDTPAVNFIAATFDENKKAPDAEKLAIRVTRAFLGLRIDCAQCHDHFLEPAWKQTHFQALAAFFGQTKHAVTNIADADKGEYEFEDRVAGGTHQIAPSVPFAPELLPAHGTRRERLASWVTDPENVYFARATVNRVWAMMFGRPLLRRVEAQTLDEMSTEKIPPALRILADDFAAHGHDLRRLVLLIASTDVFRLDSAAEFEVTDAHDDSLAVFPLTRLRPEQVIGNVIQAASVKTINQQSHIFVRAMRYFNERDFVKRYGDADDDEFARAHGTIPQRLLMMNGDLVDGKAKDELLSASTQIAMFAPSDAAAVETAYLTVLTRRPTQRETEHFTAKLAGTTGDERKRRLADLYWVLFNSTELATNR, from the coding sequence ATGTGGGGCCGTAACCTTCTCTTCATCGCGATCGTGGCGGGTGGCGTGCTCGCGCTGCGTGCGAGCCTGTTTCCGCTGTACACCGAATCGCGCAAGGTGAAGTTCGATCCAACGCCCGCGGAACAAAACGACTTCCGCGCGGTGGTGAGCAAAGTCGACCACTCGTTCCGCGAAGATTGGGCCGCGAAGCAGCTTCGACCCGCGGCCCGCGCGGACGACCTCGCGGTCGCGCGCCGGCTGTCGCTCGCACTGACGGGCAGCGTGCCGTCGCTCGAAGAGATTCGCCAGTTCGAGCTTCAACCGCCCGAAAAACGGCTCGACGGTTGGGCGAATCACCTGCTCCACGACCGCCGGTTCGCGGACTACTTCGCGGACCGGCTCGCACGGGCCTTCGTCGGCACCGAAGACGGCCCGCTCCTCACATACCGCAAGCGCCGGTACATCTCGTGGCTCGGTGACGAGCTTTTCAAGAACACGTCGTATGCCGAAATCGTGCGACAAATGATCTCGGCCCAGGGGCTGAACACGGACACGCCGGCGGTCAATTTCATCGCGGCGACGTTTGATGAGAACAAGAAGGCGCCGGACGCCGAGAAGCTCGCGATCCGCGTCACGCGCGCGTTCCTCGGTCTGCGGATCGATTGCGCCCAGTGCCACGACCACTTTCTGGAACCCGCATGGAAGCAAACGCACTTCCAGGCACTCGCGGCGTTCTTCGGCCAGACGAAGCACGCCGTCACGAACATCGCGGACGCGGACAAAGGCGAGTACGAATTCGAGGACCGCGTGGCGGGCGGAACGCACCAAATCGCGCCATCAGTACCGTTCGCGCCCGAACTGCTCCCGGCACACGGGACGCGGCGCGAGCGCCTGGCGTCGTGGGTCACCGACCCGGAGAACGTCTATTTTGCCCGCGCCACCGTGAACCGCGTTTGGGCGATGATGTTCGGCCGGCCGCTGCTGCGGCGCGTGGAAGCGCAAACGCTCGATGAGATGAGTACCGAGAAGATCCCGCCCGCGCTGCGCATCCTCGCGGACGACTTCGCCGCCCACGGTCACGACCTGCGCCGGCTCGTCTTGCTCATCGCGTCTACGGACGTGTTCCGGCTCGACAGCGCGGCCGAGTTCGAGGTCACGGACGCACACGACGACTCTCTGGCCGTCTTCCCGCTCACGCGGTTGCGCCCGGAACAGGTGATCGGCAACGTGATTCAGGCCGCGAGCGTGAAGACGATCAACCAGCAGTCGCACATCTTCGTGCGGGCCATGCGGTACTTCAACGAGCGGGATTTCGTGAAGCGCTACGGCGACGCGGACGACGACGAGTTCGCGCGGGCACACGGCACCATCCCGCAGCGGCTCCTGATGATGAACGGCGACCTCGTGGACGGCAAAGCGAAGGACGAGCTGCTGAGCGCGTCCACCCAAATCGCGATGTTCGCCCCCAGCGACGCGGCGGCCGTCGAGACCGCGTACCTGACCGTGCTGACGCGCCGCCCCACGCAACGAGAGACAGAGCACTTCACGGCGAAACTCGCCGGCACCACCGGCGACGAACGCAAGCGACGGCTCGCGGACCTGTATTGGGTACTATTCAATTCGACTGAGTTGGCAACAAATAGGTAG
- a CDS encoding helix-turn-helix transcriptional regulator gives MHYAPKPEVPERNTSTVCAELGILPETLNKFVRADLFTLPTRRQGSWLVWSDKDTERLRQLIEWRRSNPLLTIIAPLPAPPTPTTEPPKQKQHRTTKPKPQRAPKPQRLGAGITTTEYRGKQFTVTQLAQHLNMPRRTVSERLTRHGWDANKAFTTPNRKTGSQPRQFVFQGQPATIAQLAERFGIALNTVTYRLKKHDFDCDKAFADKID, from the coding sequence ATGCACTACGCCCCGAAGCCCGAAGTCCCCGAACGCAACACCTCAACCGTCTGCGCCGAACTCGGCATTCTGCCCGAAACGCTCAATAAGTTCGTGCGAGCCGACTTGTTCACCCTGCCCACTCGCAGGCAGGGCAGTTGGCTCGTGTGGAGCGACAAGGACACCGAACGGCTTCGACAACTCATCGAGTGGAGACGCAGCAACCCCCTTCTCACGATCATCGCACCACTTCCAGCACCACCAACGCCCACAACCGAACCACCCAAGCAGAAGCAGCATCGAACAACCAAGCCGAAGCCACAACGAGCACCCAAGCCACAACGATTAGGTGCGGGAATCACGACGACAGAGTACCGAGGCAAGCAATTCACTGTGACCCAACTGGCGCAACACCTCAACATGCCGCGACGAACGGTTTCAGAACGACTGACACGGCACGGTTGGGACGCAAATAAAGCGTTCACCACACCGAACAGAAAAACGGGTTCTCAACCCAGACAGTTCGTGTTCCAGGGACAGCCCGCGACAATCGCCCAACTCGCCGAACGGTTCGGCATCGCCCTAAACACAGTCACTTACCGGCTTAAAAAGCACGATTTCGACTGCGACAAAGCATTCGCAGATAAAATTGATTAG
- the gp17 gene encoding tail completion protein gp17, which yields MGLPETLVAKLTNSPVNALVGGRITPAIGTDGTQVPFVAFTITSSENSYRLDGSPSSLEKTGIMFDVWGNKHTQVTQILSALRSTLSGWSEGQVKWSMWGNSATEKDEDSERYSAVSEFTVWYEQTVRIRVDAGIESGEAFGTPTITGDAPRLDFSEPFNSQYLAVF from the coding sequence ATGGGCTTGCCAGAAACATTAGTCGCGAAACTAACAAACAGTCCCGTGAATGCGTTGGTGGGCGGTAGGATCACACCCGCCATCGGCACTGATGGCACTCAAGTGCCTTTTGTCGCGTTCACCATTACTAGCAGCGAGAACAGTTACAGACTCGATGGCAGCCCGTCTTCACTGGAAAAGACCGGAATAATGTTCGATGTTTGGGGCAACAAGCACACTCAAGTTACGCAGATCCTGAGTGCGCTGCGGAGCACGCTCAGTGGGTGGAGCGAAGGTCAAGTTAAGTGGTCGATGTGGGGCAACTCAGCCACTGAAAAGGACGAAGACTCGGAGCGGTATTCGGCAGTCTCAGAGTTCACCGTTTGGTACGAACAGACCGTGCGAATTCGTGTCGATGCTGGGATCGAGTCAGGCGAAGCGTTCGGGACGCCAACCATTACCGGTGACGCACCTCGATTAGATTTCAGCGAACCGTTCAACTCGCAGTACCTCGCGGTATTTTAA
- a CDS encoding terminase TerL endonuclease subunit, translating to MNPPDWAVVTAADRLALEEGCYWSEPHANCILKFTRTFFRSQFIRGQVTLATEQAQFLQRLYGWRLQNGNRRFRFANLHVPKKSFGKTLLVSIIAYFETLGSGEPSPFVVSCAASRDNASQVFDELKFAVEHSPFDPFTDCRRHTKEIEVKDLNSRFRSVSSDGKRLHGFNCSSVLVDEAGWTRSADAFDALRYAPAARPNGLIVVISTASDQQEHWYHKRIYSKSKRILSGEDLDITHLAVVHEMDADGSPEDPTQWKLANPLLGSPWCPTDQFRRDLEAAKSAGLGEWLNFQRLRLGRWLKPDEMAYFEVNKFDELKAEPSEAELKSAPAAIGVDLSETTDPTSVTITWELSPGRYFSRSWCWVAEKAVLEREKSNLSHYREFPEMCITKGDMIDERAILAHLVSLAKNYDVKVCNFDPRSAYVMGNRLSEEGVKCERVPPSARYFNPAMVELRKAIEEKRYSHDGSSWLKFCLQNVRVELNRYGEVYPVRKRSVDKVDGAISALLSLLGQLAKPADNVVQTGCVLI from the coding sequence GTGAACCCGCCAGACTGGGCAGTAGTCACCGCAGCCGATCGGCTGGCACTCGAAGAAGGGTGTTACTGGAGCGAACCGCACGCGAACTGCATTTTAAAATTCACGCGAACATTCTTCCGCAGTCAGTTCATTCGCGGGCAAGTCACCCTCGCAACCGAGCAAGCCCAGTTCCTGCAGCGGTTGTACGGTTGGCGACTTCAGAACGGTAACAGGCGGTTTCGCTTCGCCAATCTCCACGTACCGAAGAAGTCATTCGGCAAAACGCTTTTAGTTTCAATAATCGCGTACTTCGAGACTTTGGGCAGTGGTGAACCCAGTCCGTTCGTGGTGAGTTGCGCGGCATCAAGGGACAACGCTTCGCAAGTTTTCGATGAGTTGAAATTCGCAGTGGAGCACTCACCGTTCGACCCGTTCACCGATTGCCGACGGCACACGAAAGAAATCGAAGTCAAAGACCTGAATTCCCGTTTTCGTTCCGTTTCATCAGACGGCAAAAGGCTACACGGTTTCAACTGCTCTAGCGTGCTTGTGGATGAAGCGGGTTGGACACGCAGCGCGGATGCGTTCGATGCACTTCGCTACGCTCCGGCAGCCCGACCGAACGGTCTTATAGTTGTCATAAGCACGGCGAGCGACCAGCAAGAACACTGGTATCACAAGCGGATTTACAGCAAATCCAAGCGAATTCTGTCGGGCGAAGACCTCGACATCACGCACTTAGCCGTTGTCCACGAGATGGACGCGGACGGAAGCCCGGAAGACCCGACACAGTGGAAACTGGCTAACCCGTTACTCGGTTCACCGTGGTGTCCTACCGACCAGTTCCGCCGCGACCTCGAAGCGGCGAAGTCGGCGGGGTTGGGTGAGTGGCTGAACTTCCAGCGATTGCGGTTGGGGCGCTGGCTGAAGCCCGATGAGATGGCGTACTTCGAGGTGAACAAGTTCGATGAGTTGAAAGCCGAACCGAGCGAAGCGGAACTGAAGTCCGCACCGGCTGCGATCGGTGTAGACCTCTCGGAAACGACCGACCCGACTTCGGTAACGATCACTTGGGAACTCTCGCCCGGACGATACTTCTCACGCTCGTGGTGCTGGGTTGCAGAAAAGGCGGTTCTTGAACGGGAAAAGTCGAACCTGAGCCACTACCGTGAGTTCCCGGAGATGTGCATCACGAAGGGCGATATGATCGACGAGAGGGCAATTCTCGCTCACCTCGTTTCCCTCGCGAAAAACTATGATGTCAAAGTTTGCAATTTCGATCCGAGATCGGCTTACGTGATGGGTAACCGGCTGTCCGAGGAAGGGGTGAAGTGCGAGCGTGTGCCACCATCAGCCCGTTACTTTAATCCGGCAATGGTGGAGTTACGGAAGGCAATCGAAGAGAAGCGGTACTCACACGACGGAAGCAGTTGGCTCAAGTTCTGCCTTCAAAACGTGCGTGTGGAACTGAACCGCTACGGGGAGGTTTACCCCGTTCGTAAACGGTCAGTCGATAAAGTGGACGGGGCGATTTCGGCGCTGCTCAGTCTTCTCGGTCAACTCGCAAAGCCCGCCGACAATGTGGTTCAGACCGGATGTGTTTTGATTTGA
- a CDS encoding phage portal protein has translation MFQFARRLFNRTKWYPLNSLPEGWFFGRSGNRSPVATPDEALTLSPVFAALRWYQTTLSSLPLVVYRDDFNGGREQARTHPAWKLLQFRPNPAQTRNTFLQVLARDLFLHGEAFCQLRWTGTGALYGVYPIKPSCVTEVIVDDEWNKAFAVRADNGEPEVYSDTDMLHIVAIPDCDGIRGASFLRWAGEALGLHKQVQESATSFYKNAAKPSGYLRYAGKITPETINTIRENFKKQFAGTLNTGEIPLLSEGGEFTPLSGSNAEDAQIIEALGASVGDVSRWTGISSIILGDYAAAKYASLAAENQAVYQKSLRWMLEAIETEVNNKIFGVGSDFFAEFDTRELLRGDPVTQSQIDNTYLTSGVLLRNEVREGLKLNSIEGLDQPLAPLNQGAGTLPPVSPNQLPPAPGAA, from the coding sequence ATGTTCCAATTTGCCCGTAGACTTTTCAACCGCACAAAGTGGTATCCACTCAACTCGCTTCCCGAGGGATGGTTCTTCGGGCGTTCCGGCAACCGATCACCGGTCGCAACTCCCGATGAAGCGCTAACCCTCTCCCCCGTTTTCGCCGCGTTGCGCTGGTATCAAACCACTCTGAGCAGCCTTCCACTCGTGGTTTACCGCGACGATTTCAATGGGGGACGCGAGCAAGCGCGAACGCACCCTGCCTGGAAACTATTACAGTTCCGCCCCAACCCGGCGCAAACTCGAAACACTTTTTTGCAGGTGCTCGCCCGTGACCTCTTTTTGCACGGCGAAGCGTTCTGCCAACTTCGCTGGACTGGCACGGGTGCGCTGTACGGTGTTTACCCCATCAAGCCGTCTTGTGTCACTGAAGTGATAGTTGACGACGAGTGGAACAAAGCGTTTGCGGTGCGAGCTGACAACGGCGAACCGGAAGTGTACTCCGACACGGACATGCTTCACATCGTGGCGATTCCCGATTGTGACGGCATCCGAGGTGCGAGTTTCCTGCGTTGGGCAGGCGAAGCACTCGGACTGCACAAGCAGGTTCAGGAATCCGCGACATCCTTCTACAAAAACGCTGCGAAACCAAGCGGCTACTTGCGGTACGCGGGGAAGATCACCCCGGAAACGATCAACACAATTCGCGAGAATTTTAAAAAGCAGTTCGCGGGCACGCTGAACACGGGCGAAATCCCACTGCTGAGCGAAGGCGGGGAATTCACCCCGCTCAGCGGGAGCAACGCCGAAGATGCCCAAATCATCGAGGCGCTTGGGGCTTCCGTTGGTGATGTGAGCCGTTGGACGGGAATAAGCTCCATAATTCTCGGCGACTACGCAGCAGCCAAATACGCTTCTCTCGCTGCAGAAAACCAAGCCGTTTACCAGAAGTCACTTCGCTGGATGCTCGAAGCGATCGAAACCGAGGTGAACAACAAAATCTTCGGTGTTGGTTCGGACTTCTTCGCGGAGTTCGACACGCGCGAACTTCTCCGAGGCGACCCGGTTACGCAATCGCAGATCGACAACACTTACTTAACGAGTGGGGTTCTACTCCGAAACGAAGTGCGGGAAGGCTTGAAACTGAACTCCATCGAAGGATTAGACCAGCCGTTAGCCCCGCTGAACCAAGGGGCGGGAACACTTCCGCCTGTCAGCCCCAACCAACTACCACCAGCACCAGGAGCAGCATGA
- a CDS encoding HK97 family phage prohead protease, which yields MSHTRNSRIAPTIGENRRLSFYASVFGEIAPITERDAAGKLVSYREVIRPGAFTEALCSEAEVIANIDHDDKQTFARRSTGELILQEDPHGLFASCYLPPGEFGDSIISRVERGELDGCSFRFGSLKDRLNGDLVERLSVTLADVCICRNTAAAYHETTVHLRQNQELKRMLSRMRIIKIKNRMLSTRY from the coding sequence ATGAGCCACACTCGCAACAGCCGGATTGCCCCGACCATCGGGGAGAACCGCAGACTTAGTTTTTATGCGAGCGTGTTCGGTGAAATTGCCCCCATCACCGAACGGGACGCAGCCGGCAAACTCGTGAGTTACCGCGAAGTGATTCGCCCGGGTGCTTTTACAGAAGCACTTTGCTCCGAGGCGGAAGTGATCGCGAACATCGACCACGACGACAAGCAGACCTTTGCCCGCAGAAGTACGGGTGAACTCATCCTGCAGGAAGACCCGCACGGTTTGTTCGCAAGTTGCTACCTTCCCCCCGGTGAATTCGGCGACAGCATCATTTCACGAGTGGAACGGGGTGAACTCGATGGCTGCAGTTTCCGCTTTGGTTCGCTGAAGGACCGGCTGAACGGTGACCTCGTGGAACGGCTGTCGGTAACGCTGGCAGACGTGTGCATTTGCCGCAACACGGCGGCAGCGTACCACGAGACGACTGTACACTTGCGCCAAAACCAAGAACTGAAAAGAATGCTGAGTAGGATGCGAATTATAAAAATCAAAAACAGAATGTTAAGCACTAGATACTAA
- a CDS encoding phage major capsid protein — MSTKSRSSAEEIQGSIDSLMAEADALQAKETLSPEEQSHLDEVLSQIEQLQSDLAAAQSSQRLLAAKNRMQQPTRPAPKVAATPKRNDRDEFSEGLRLWMLSRTAEPDHSSEAHFRTREAGFMLGSGSAKIKCDYRGLNFKQRTILTKGGSGSGAEWIYKSYSDHVTEYLTYFSPFVGTLATETTGDGNARDYFRIDDTGLKSTYLTASAGTDSNPTIPDTNIASAAVTINTFDLTSGYQKISYQELRDAHAAVGIVEKIAKANSNSHARKLEDEILNASGNGSTGVQGLFAVDNVLTPVTSSNFNSDAQSYLEDMYFRIPMQYRQNAMWLYNDVTAKRLRKYLKDADKRSLFDKNIVDGVEWDTLLGKRAYVSQYMADDVILFFVPDFYMLRMVEGQRFDTLVEKYHPHTAYCGLMSFGGAWLGPTGASGAVHSLTITS; from the coding sequence ATGAGTACCAAGAGCCGCTCTAGCGCAGAAGAAATTCAGGGAAGCATTGACAGTCTAATGGCGGAAGCCGACGCACTTCAGGCAAAAGAAACGCTCTCGCCAGAAGAGCAGTCACACCTCGACGAAGTCCTTTCGCAGATCGAACAACTTCAATCCGACCTCGCAGCCGCCCAGTCGAGTCAGCGGTTACTTGCTGCCAAGAACCGGATGCAGCAGCCGACCCGACCCGCACCCAAGGTAGCAGCCACTCCGAAGCGCAACGATCGCGACGAGTTCAGCGAAGGTCTGCGGTTGTGGATGCTTTCCCGAACTGCAGAGCCCGACCATTCGAGCGAAGCACACTTCCGCACCCGCGAAGCCGGGTTCATGCTGGGTTCAGGGTCGGCAAAGATCAAATGCGACTACCGTGGACTGAATTTCAAACAGCGTACCATTCTCACCAAAGGCGGAAGCGGTAGCGGTGCTGAGTGGATTTACAAATCTTATTCAGATCATGTAACCGAGTACCTCACTTACTTCTCGCCTTTCGTCGGCACGCTCGCAACCGAAACGACTGGTGACGGGAACGCACGCGATTATTTTCGCATAGACGATACTGGACTTAAGTCCACATATTTAACCGCTTCAGCAGGTACGGATTCCAACCCGACCATTCCCGATACCAACATCGCTTCCGCAGCCGTCACAATCAATACATTCGATTTGACAAGCGGATATCAGAAAATAAGCTACCAAGAGTTGAGGGATGCACACGCTGCCGTCGGCATTGTCGAGAAGATCGCAAAAGCCAACAGCAACAGCCACGCTCGCAAACTCGAAGACGAAATCCTGAATGCGAGCGGTAACGGTTCGACTGGCGTCCAAGGTTTGTTCGCGGTCGATAACGTGCTGACTCCGGTGACTTCCAGCAACTTCAACTCTGACGCACAAAGTTACCTGGAAGACATGTACTTCCGCATTCCGATGCAGTACCGGCAGAACGCGATGTGGCTGTATAACGATGTGACCGCGAAGCGTTTGCGCAAGTACCTCAAGGATGCCGACAAGCGATCATTGTTCGACAAAAACATTGTTGACGGAGTTGAGTGGGACACGCTGCTCGGCAAGCGGGCTTACGTGAGTCAGTACATGGCGGACGATGTAATCCTGTTCTTCGTTCCCGACTTCTACATGTTACGCATGGTGGAAGGTCAACGCTTCGACACTTTGGTTGAGAAGTACCACCCGCACACTGCCTACTGCGGACTCATGAGTTTTGGCGGCGCATGGCTCGGACCGACCGGCGCAAGCGGTGCAGTCCACTCGCTCACGATCACAAGTTAA
- a CDS encoding head-tail connector protein, with product MHHYSIEITEPPESLDLVTQLVAHIKSNNGSSEDAELQVFLDAAMSAFEHETDGRIVLSTGFKQYFPCWAKCFELARGKVTDIASVTYFDDADQEQELTSWIGDATGIPAIVSIIDGEFPALSAMPRPIAIEFTAGWVGVDYLPAEVRVAVLQLAAHYYANRESHTTDSLKELPMAFTRVCNKYLTGLAGV from the coding sequence ATGCACCACTATTCCATTGAAATCACCGAGCCGCCCGAAAGCCTGGATTTAGTAACGCAACTGGTAGCCCACATCAAAAGCAACAACGGATCGTCCGAAGACGCCGAATTACAAGTGTTCCTTGATGCGGCTATGTCCGCATTCGAGCACGAAACCGATGGACGCATTGTCCTGTCCACGGGCTTTAAACAGTACTTCCCTTGCTGGGCAAAATGCTTTGAACTTGCACGGGGCAAGGTCACGGACATCGCCAGCGTGACCTACTTCGACGATGCCGACCAAGAGCAAGAGTTGACCTCTTGGATCGGGGACGCGACCGGCATCCCCGCTATAGTTTCCATAATTGACGGGGAATTCCCGGCACTAAGTGCCATGCCCCGACCGATCGCAATTGAGTTTACAGCGGGTTGGGTCGGAGTGGATTACTTGCCCGCAGAGGTGCGTGTCGCTGTGCTCCAACTTGCCGCGCATTACTACGCAAACCGCGAGAGTCATACCACGGATTCACTGAAGGAACTGCCGATGGCGTTCACTCGCGTCTGCAACAAATATCTCACTGGCTTGGCAGGAGTGTAA
- a CDS encoding phage head completion protein: MQKSGIYNCRLQWLKGYRTVDEQGQQVLTAQENGYLWASLEETNGRNTADYGAKQPGADVTILLKDAPPVSTDDLLRDESGTVYRIESIYGANNELSLQAHRNDKLTTDVSIAAHIVGISRMRQHLTIGVPLGSSDDFSAALLLVL; the protein is encoded by the coding sequence ATGCAGAAATCTGGAATCTATAATTGCCGTCTGCAGTGGCTAAAGGGCTACCGAACCGTTGACGAGCAAGGGCAACAGGTGCTAACTGCTCAAGAGAACGGCTACCTTTGGGCGTCGCTAGAAGAAACGAACGGTCGAAATACTGCAGACTACGGGGCGAAGCAGCCCGGTGCGGATGTCACGATACTCTTGAAGGACGCCCCACCAGTCAGCACGGACGATTTGTTGCGGGACGAATCGGGGACGGTCTACCGCATCGAATCTATTTACGGCGCAAACAACGAGTTATCGCTGCAGGCGCACCGTAACGACAAACTCACTACAGATGTTAGCATTGCTGCGCATATCGTGGGGATCTCACGGATGCGGCAACATCTCACCATCGGTGTGCCTCTTGGTTCTTCGGACGATTTTTCCGCAGCACTCTTACTAGTTTTGTGA